Below is a window of Congzhengia minquanensis DNA.
GTTTCCACGTCAAATACGCTGAAATAAAAAACGGTATTCACCCCTATTGTTCGGGGGATTTTTTGTTTGTAGTCTCGAAATTGGAATAGTTACTAGGTTTGAAAACATAGTCATTTTACTCAGTCATTTTTGCGGTTGTTCGCTTTTTTGTTCGCTTTGATTATTACAAAAAGTTTGTTCGCTTTTCCAGTCTGATTTTACTCAGTTGTACTCAATTATACTCAATTTACGCAGTTCATAGTCATTTGCATTCGCCTACACTTAATTTACCGTGATTTATCCTTTAAGCCAAACCGTCATGTTATTTTAGTACGATCTGGCTAGCTCTGGCAGCAAAGGACATTCCCGTTAATATAGTCCATATCCGCGGAGTATTAGTTTTATAGACGGTTCCGCAAAAGTATAGCAGGCGCCGCCACACAGTTGATAGAGGATACCTCATAAAAGAGGTATCCGTCTTTGCCCTTAAATGCGGAAGATGTGCCATTTCGTGGGGTTTTTCTGGCTCCACTTTACTCCGTTCTACGCATCAGCCTAGTCAGCCTTTTTTCCCTTAGACGGGCAGACATATACGAAGATTATTACTGCATTTTGATACAGATTTACTGAACGAACTAAATTAAGCATAGATATTGCAAAAACCGGAGTTTTCTTCAGAAGCTTCGGTTTTTTATATTACATTTATGTTTTTTAACACTAACATTGTTTTGAATTTTCGGACTTAATGTGATATAATAGGTCTTGGCAACTTACCGATAAAATGTAAGCGAGGTCAGAACTATGAATGTAAGCTATAAAAAGTTATGGAAGCTTCTTATTGATCGAGATTTAAAAAAGAAGGATCTTGAGCAAATGGCAAATGTGAGCCACTATACAATAAACAAACTTACACATGGAGATAATGTAACAACGGATGTTCTTGGACGAATATGCAAAGCTCTTGACGTCGTCATGGATGATATTATGGAATTTATTGATGAATAGGCGTGATAGTTTCAATGGATTAATTATGATATTCTTACAACTGAAGAGAACTCAATATCTATTCCCATACTCACATTCGTTTGGGAATTAAACAATTAATATATCCTCAAGTATAGGAGTTGAAGATATGGCATACCAAAGTGAAGCAGCTCTGGAACAACAGTTTATAGAGCAATTAAACAAACAAGGATACAGCACCGTTTCCATACCGGACTACGATGCCTTGGTGGCGAACTTCAAAGTTCAATTTGAAGCCTTTAATGCCGCAAAACTTGATACGCCTCTGACCGGTAAAGAGTGGGAGCGCATCTTTAACCTCATGCTCGGAAAATCTATTTTCCAGAGTGCAAAAATTCTGCGTGATAAGTTCGTATTGGAACGAGAAGACGGAACTAAGGTGTACCTTTCCTTCTTTGACAACGATCACACCAAGAATATTTTTCAAGTCACCAACCAAACAACCGTTGTGGGCAAATATGTGAATCGTTATGATGTTACCATCCTCGTGAATGGTCTTCCACTGATTCAGGTGGAACTGAAACGTCGAGGCATTGACATCCGTGAAGCGGTCAATCAGGTAATGCGTTATAAAAAACATTCTTATAATGGACTGTACCACTTCATCCAGTTGTTCGTGGTTTCCAATGGTGTTGACACCAAATACTTTGCAAACTCCGACAGAGACTTGCTCTATAGCCTCGCATTCTTTTGGACAGATTTCAATAATGTACGCATCACGAATTTGAAGGAGTTTTCTATATCCTTCCTGGCTCGTGATCATATCATTAAAATGCTGACCCGTTATACCATTTTGAACGATACAGACAAATTGCTGATGGTTATGCGTCCTTACCAAGTATATGCGGTGGAGGCACTTGTCCGTCAGGCAACTCTCACCAACCGAAATGCGTATGTGTGGCATACAACCGGTGCTGGCAAGACGTTGACGTCCTTTAAAACAGCACAGATTTTGGCAGCCAACCCTAACATCAAAAAAGTTATTTTCCTTGTTGACCGTAAGGATTTGGATTCTCAAACCACAGAAGAATTCAACAAATTTGAAATCGGCTCTGTTGACGCAACCGATCGCACTAATGTCCTCGTTAAGCAAATGCAGGATAAGAATCGTCAGCTTATCGTTACAACGATGCAGAAGATGGCGAATGCAGTCAAGCGTCCTCAATACGCCAAAATCATGAGTGCGTATAAGGATGAGAAAGTGGTATTTATTATTGACGAATGTCACCGCAGTCAGTTTGGTGATATGCACAAGGATATTGTTCGCCACTTCCAAAAAGCTCAGTTCTTTGGATTTACCGGCACACCTCGCTTTGAGGTCAATGGCAAGACGGAGGGCAAGATTACTCAAACTACTGAGATGCTTTTCGGAGAGTGCGTACATAATTATCTGATCAAGGATGCTATCTTCGATAACAATGTCCTCGGTTTTCATGTTGAGTATATCAAGACGATGGAGGGTGATTTTGATTGGGATGATCCCACTATGACAGAGGCCATAGATGTAGGTGAACTTTACCTTTCAGAAGAAAGAATGTCCTTAATTGCAAACCATATTGTTCAGAATCATAAAGCTAAGACACGAAACGGACAGTACACCGCAATTTTTGCCGTTTCCTCCATCGCGGCACTGGTGAAGTATTACGGCATTTTCAAGAAGATCAAGCATGATTTGAATATCACCGGTATTTTCTCTTACGGACAGAATGAAGATGCTGAAGGCAAAGATGAACATAGCCGCGATGCACTGGAACGTATCATCGCCGATTATAACAAAACCTACAGCACCAATTTCTCCACGGAAACATTCTCGGCATACCATAAGGATATTTCTGATCGTGTTAAGGGTAAGAAAACCAAGTCGTTGGATATTTTACTTGTTGTAAATATGTTCCTTACAGGCTTTGACAGCAAGCAGCTTTCTGTCCTTTATGTAGATAAGGACTTAAAATACCACGATCTGCTGCAAGCCTACTCTCGTACTAACCGTGTTGAGAAAGAAACTAAACCATTCGGTATTATCATCTGTTACCGCAACCTCAAGAAGCGTACTGATGATGCACTGACACTTTTCTCCAAAAGCCACGATACTTCCGGTATTGTCGTTCCCGGTTATCAGTTCTTCGTGGAAAAGTTCAATGAAATGGTAATGAAGCTGAAGGAAATCGCTTTGTTCCCGGAATCCGTTGACACCATGCAGAGCGAAGACGATCAAAAACTGTTCGTCATTACTTTCCGCGAATTGACAAAATACCTGCAGTCGTTACAGACATTTATCGAGTTTAGCTTTGACCAGGATGCTCTCATTATGTCCGAACAGGAATACCAGGACTATAAGAGTAAATACCTTATGCTTTATACACGACAGAAAACAGACCGTGAGGTTGCGTCTGTTCTGAATGATGTCGACTTCTGCATTGAGCTGATGGAAAGCGACCGAATCAATGTTGCTTATATTATGAATCTGATTCGTAATATTCATTTTGATGACGAGAAGCAAAAGAACTACGACATCAAACACATTAAAGAGGAGTTGGGCAGAACGGACAACCCTCAGTTGCTGCGTAAGGTTGAAATTCTCCAGGCCTTCCTGGATAGGGTCGTTGTCGGTCTTGAAAGTGCCGATGAAATCGATGCCGCATATAACGACTTTGAAAACGAAGCAAAACGAGAAGAAATCGTGGCCTTCGCCGCAACGGAGGATATCGACACCGCCATGCTTACGGAATTTATCTCTGAATATGAGTTTTCCGGCACGATGGATGCCGGTAACATCAGAGACCGGATCAATAAGCCTATGCCGCTGATGAAGAAGCGGTCACTGGTAAACCGCATCGTTGATTTCATTAGACAGCACACTGAAAAATATCAATAAGGAGAAAAATAATGGATAATTCAATTCAGGCTCATCAAAAAGAACTTTGTAACAAGCTGTGGGCAATGGCAAATGCCCTTAGAGGTAATATGGAGGCTTACGAGTTCAAGAACTATATCTTGGGCATGATTTTCTATTACTACCTTTCTGACAGAACCGAGAAATATATGGCTAATCTTCTAAAAGATGACGATATCGGTTATGAAGAGGCCTGGGCAGACGAGGAATACAGATCCGCTGTTATTGAGGAAGCACTCCGCGACCTTGGCTACATCATTGAGCCCCAGTTCCTGTTCCGCAAGATGGTGAAGATGGTTGAAAACCGTTCCTTCGACATTGAGTTTTTGCAGAAGGCTATCAACGCTTTAATGGAATCCACTATTGGAAACGATTCTCAGGATGATTTCGATGGTCTGTTTTCCGATATGCAGCTTGATTCCACAAAGTTAGGTCATACCGTTAAGGACAGAAGTACTGTTATGGCAAAAATCATTGCATCTTTGGATGAAATCAACTTCAGCGTTGAGGACACTAAAATTGATGTTTTGGGTAACGCATACGAATATCTTATTGGTCAGTTTGCCGCCACCGCCGGCAAAAAAGCCGGTGAGTTTTATACACCTTCCGGTCCCGCTGAATTGCTTTGCCGTCTGGCTTGCCTTGGTCTGACCGATGTTAAAGACGCTGCCGATCCAACCTGCGGTTCCGGCTCTCTGCTGCTCCGTCTGAAAAACTATGCAAATGTTCGTAACTACTACGGACAGGAATTGACCTCTACCACCTATAACCTCGCTCGAATGAACATGATCCTGCGCGGTATCCCGTATCGTAATTTCAATATTTACAATGGAGACACGCTTGAGCATGACTATTTTGGGGACATGAAATTTCGTGTTCAGGTCGCAAATCCTCCTTACTCTGCAAAGTGGTCTGCCGATATGCGCTTCATGGAGGATGAGCGCTTCAACGAATACGGCAAACTTGCTCCTAAGAGTAAAGCTGATTTTGCTTTCGTTCAGCACATGGTTCACCATATGGACGAAGATGGCCGCGCCGTTGTGCTTCTACCTCATGGTGTGCTCTTCCGTGGTGCAGCCGAAGAGGTTATCCGTAAATACCTCATTCAGAAGCTGAACGTTCTGGATGCTGTTATCGGTCTGCCTGCCAACCTTTTCTTTGGCACCGGCATCCCGGTATGTGTTCTTGTTCTCAAAAGAGAGCGTAACGGCAATTCTGATAATATTCTCTTCATCGATGCATCTAACGACTATGAAGCGGGCAAAAACCAGAATATTCTCCGTGAATGTAATATTGATAAAATCGTAGAGACCTACGAACACCGTGTTGATGTGGACAAGTATGCTCATGTCGCTACCATGCAGGAGATTGAAGAAAACGGCTTCAATCTCAACATTCCTCGCTATGTGGATACTTTCGAGCCGGAAGAAGAGATTGATCTGAATGCTGTTGCCGCTGAGATCCGCAAGCTGCAAGCAGAGATCAAGGGTATTGACGCTGAACTAAAACCTTTCTTTGATGAGCTGGGACTTGATTTCCCATTCGACGTGGAGGGCAAATAATATGACAAATGTATCCTCAAGTAATGGTCTCGAAAAGCATCCGAAACTTCGGTTTCCGGGCTTTGATGAGCCGTGGAAGGAAAAAACACTATCACATTATCTTGTTGAGAACACAGATCGCAATAAAAAACTGATATTCGGAAAAGAGGATGTTCTTTCGGTTTCCGGTGAATATGGTATTGTAAATCAAATAGCCTTTCAAGGACGCTCATTCGCCGGCGAGAGTGTTGCTGATTACCATGTAGTTGAAACAGGTGATATTGTATATACAAAGAGTCCTCTAAAAGCAAATCCTTACGGAATTATCAAAGCAAATAAAGGTGTTCCGGGCATAGTGTCTACCCTTTATGCTGTATATCATCCCTCAACCACTGTCATACCAAAGTTTGTTGACCTTTATTTTTCAAATGATTTTAGGCTAAACAAATTCCTCAAGCCGCTGGTCAATATTGGAGCAAAGCATGATATGAAGGTAAATAACACTTTTGTGCTGACAGGTTCAGTGATTTTTCCTTCTATTAATGAGCAACAAAGACTTGTAGATTTTCTTACCATGCTGGACAATCGAATTGATGCTCAGAGGAAAATTGTCGATAGTCTCAAGAAGTATAAAAGGGGTGTCGTTCGTTCGCTTTTAACACCAGAGCATTGTAAGCTAAGCGGAGTTCAATGGAGGCATGATACCATCGGAAATCTTGGTTCTTTTATCAAGGGTGCGCCATTGTCCAAAGCCGATATATCTGAAACAGGAACTCCGTTTATTCTGTACGGAGAATTATATACAACCTACCATGAGGCAATTACAACCGTTGTCAGAAAAACGGAGGCAGAAGTCGATCAAGTATATCAGAGCATGGTGGGAGATGTGCTTATACCTACTTCCGGGGAAACACCGGAAGAAATCTCCACGGCTTCGTGTGTTATGCTGCCGGGGGTTATCCTTGCTGGTGATCTAAACATTTTCCGAAGCACTAAAATTGATGGAAGGATAATGAGCTATATTCTTAACCACATTGTAAACGGGAGCATTGCCCGTGTTGCTCAGGGGAAGTCTGTTGTTCATGTTCAGGCAGGCGAAATCGCTAAGATTGAAATATCCTATCCAGATCCAGCAACTCAAAACCGCATAATTAAGGTACTTGAGGTAATAAGCAACCGTGTGGAGGCGTGTGAGAAAGAATTGGATAATCTAAATAAACTGCGCAACTCGTTGTTGCAGCAGCTCTTCATATAAAAAGCTGCTGCAACAAGGCTTCCTTTACTTTTAAGAGCAGACTTAAAGTATCGTCTGATGCGCATATCCTTTTGTCTACTGCTTCCATAACTGCGATTATTTTATCTTGGACAGGAATACAAGGTATATCGAAAGACTCCTTTTCTATGTTTACCCATTCAGCTCTGGGCATTTTTGTGCCGGAGCTTATATTTGCAACTCTCAGAAAATGCTCTGTCTGAATGAGATAATAGAGGTATTTCGGAAGCACATACTTTGAAGGGACAAATGCCCATATCTCTGATGAGCAAACCATATCCTGCTCCGCAAACGCAAACTTCCTCAGGTAAGGGCGCAGTTTGCCAAAGAGGACATCTCCGGTCTTTGCTACTGTTTTAATGCTGATCTGAGTCGTAGATGACACACTACCGAGTAATCTGCCTGTTCCTTGCTCAATGTGCTCCAGCTCAATACAAGGATATTCTACCCTACTGCCAGGACTGTACTTTTCTTTTCTTCGCTGAGCAATCTCAGAAAAAAGATAGGTTGTTGAGTCTGCATCGTCTGAAATAGACATTTCTTCAAAAGTAAAGGAAAGAAGTCCCCTTTTATACTTCTTGAGACTATCGACAAGCTGCGCTTGTTTTGCTATCCGTTTTTGGAGAGTACCGAGCATATCAGCAATCCGTTCTTGCTCAGAGAGAGACGGAATACAAACTTTAATAGTTTCAATCTGAGGGTATTTCAAGTTCCATGTATCAGAAGTCATGCCTTGTGAGTTCTTCCTAAACTCATTGATTAAGTTTGGGCTTTTGAACAGAGCTGCAAAATAGCCGTTACTGATTGGAAATTTGGGCTTGAGAACTGTATATGCAGGACTTACTATTCCATCACAAGGTGATATGCCGTTTGCTCCTTGCCACATTCTCATGGAGTTGTAGACCATATCACCCGTCAGGACAATCTTATAGTTGCTCTTGTCTTCGCTTGAGTTGTCTTTGCCTTCGATCTCCGAACGAGGCATGACACCACCATTCATAGTGACAGAAAGTAATTCCATATCAGATGCTCCGCGCTGACTTCTTTCTGCATAAATGTCACCTATA
It encodes the following:
- a CDS encoding helix-turn-helix domain-containing protein, which gives rise to MNVSYKKLWKLLIDRDLKKKDLEQMANVSHYTINKLTHGDNVTTDVLGRICKALDVVMDDIMEFIDE
- a CDS encoding type I restriction endonuclease subunit R, with the protein product MAYQSEAALEQQFIEQLNKQGYSTVSIPDYDALVANFKVQFEAFNAAKLDTPLTGKEWERIFNLMLGKSIFQSAKILRDKFVLEREDGTKVYLSFFDNDHTKNIFQVTNQTTVVGKYVNRYDVTILVNGLPLIQVELKRRGIDIREAVNQVMRYKKHSYNGLYHFIQLFVVSNGVDTKYFANSDRDLLYSLAFFWTDFNNVRITNLKEFSISFLARDHIIKMLTRYTILNDTDKLLMVMRPYQVYAVEALVRQATLTNRNAYVWHTTGAGKTLTSFKTAQILAANPNIKKVIFLVDRKDLDSQTTEEFNKFEIGSVDATDRTNVLVKQMQDKNRQLIVTTMQKMANAVKRPQYAKIMSAYKDEKVVFIIDECHRSQFGDMHKDIVRHFQKAQFFGFTGTPRFEVNGKTEGKITQTTEMLFGECVHNYLIKDAIFDNNVLGFHVEYIKTMEGDFDWDDPTMTEAIDVGELYLSEERMSLIANHIVQNHKAKTRNGQYTAIFAVSSIAALVKYYGIFKKIKHDLNITGIFSYGQNEDAEGKDEHSRDALERIIADYNKTYSTNFSTETFSAYHKDISDRVKGKKTKSLDILLVVNMFLTGFDSKQLSVLYVDKDLKYHDLLQAYSRTNRVEKETKPFGIIICYRNLKKRTDDALTLFSKSHDTSGIVVPGYQFFVEKFNEMVMKLKEIALFPESVDTMQSEDDQKLFVITFRELTKYLQSLQTFIEFSFDQDALIMSEQEYQDYKSKYLMLYTRQKTDREVASVLNDVDFCIELMESDRINVAYIMNLIRNIHFDDEKQKNYDIKHIKEELGRTDNPQLLRKVEILQAFLDRVVVGLESADEIDAAYNDFENEAKREEIVAFAATEDIDTAMLTEFISEYEFSGTMDAGNIRDRINKPMPLMKKRSLVNRIVDFIRQHTEKYQ
- a CDS encoding type I restriction-modification system subunit M, coding for MDNSIQAHQKELCNKLWAMANALRGNMEAYEFKNYILGMIFYYYLSDRTEKYMANLLKDDDIGYEEAWADEEYRSAVIEEALRDLGYIIEPQFLFRKMVKMVENRSFDIEFLQKAINALMESTIGNDSQDDFDGLFSDMQLDSTKLGHTVKDRSTVMAKIIASLDEINFSVEDTKIDVLGNAYEYLIGQFAATAGKKAGEFYTPSGPAELLCRLACLGLTDVKDAADPTCGSGSLLLRLKNYANVRNYYGQELTSTTYNLARMNMILRGIPYRNFNIYNGDTLEHDYFGDMKFRVQVANPPYSAKWSADMRFMEDERFNEYGKLAPKSKADFAFVQHMVHHMDEDGRAVVLLPHGVLFRGAAEEVIRKYLIQKLNVLDAVIGLPANLFFGTGIPVCVLVLKRERNGNSDNILFIDASNDYEAGKNQNILRECNIDKIVETYEHRVDVDKYAHVATMQEIEENGFNLNIPRYVDTFEPEEEIDLNAVAAEIRKLQAEIKGIDAELKPFFDELGLDFPFDVEGK
- a CDS encoding restriction endonuclease subunit S, with translation MTNVSSSNGLEKHPKLRFPGFDEPWKEKTLSHYLVENTDRNKKLIFGKEDVLSVSGEYGIVNQIAFQGRSFAGESVADYHVVETGDIVYTKSPLKANPYGIIKANKGVPGIVSTLYAVYHPSTTVIPKFVDLYFSNDFRLNKFLKPLVNIGAKHDMKVNNTFVLTGSVIFPSINEQQRLVDFLTMLDNRIDAQRKIVDSLKKYKRGVVRSLLTPEHCKLSGVQWRHDTIGNLGSFIKGAPLSKADISETGTPFILYGELYTTYHEAITTVVRKTEAEVDQVYQSMVGDVLIPTSGETPEEISTASCVMLPGVILAGDLNIFRSTKIDGRIMSYILNHIVNGSIARVAQGKSVVHVQAGEIAKIEISYPDPATQNRIIKVLEVISNRVEACEKELDNLNKLRNSLLQQLFI
- a CDS encoding restriction endonuclease subunit S, whose product is MELLSVTMNGGVMPRSEIEGKDNSSEDKSNYKIVLTGDMVYNSMRMWQGANGISPCDGIVSPAYTVLKPKFPISNGYFAALFKSPNLINEFRKNSQGMTSDTWNLKYPQIETIKVCIPSLSEQERIADMLGTLQKRIAKQAQLVDSLKKYKRGLLSFTFEEMSISDDADSTTYLFSEIAQRRKEKYSPGSRVEYPCIELEHIEQGTGRLLGSVSSTTQISIKTVAKTGDVLFGKLRPYLRKFAFAEQDMVCSSEIWAFVPSKYVLPKYLYYLIQTEHFLRVANISSGTKMPRAEWVNIEKESFDIPCIPVQDKIIAVMEAVDKRICASDDTLSLLLKVKEALLQQLFI